In the Bacteroidota bacterium genome, AACAAATTCGAAAAAATTAAATTATGAAAACAATAACGTTATTTTTAATTACGGGATTAATTGCAGGTTGTAGCAAAAACCAAAATACTATTGGAAATGACACGGATAGTATAAGTTTTAAATTGGATTTTTCAGAACAAAAAACAATTGTCTATGATTATAAACAAGAAATGATTCAGTCGGGCAGCGTGGTAGAATCTATGGAAATGAATAATGTTTTGATGAAGGCAAATAGTCGAGTTAATTGGATGATTGTGGATACTTCTAAGGCTACTTTAAAAATACTTAATGTGAAATCAACAATGTTGCGACGCGATGCATCTAACAAGGTAATAGATTCCATGAGTTCACAATTAGGCGACCTTACAATATCAGATATTAATTATTATGGAAGAGTCAAAGATCAGAGCCAACAAACACTTATATCAGGGTTTTTCGTGCTCCCTGATAACCCAATAAGAATGGGGGAATCAGATACTTTAGAAGCAAGCATTGTTTCAAACACTAACGGAATTGGAACTAATGTTCCTGGTATTACAATTGTAAAGTACATTAAGAATGAAAAAAAATCCGGTAGGAATTGTGCTGTACTTTCAATAGAATCGAAAATGACAATGGACCAAGTTACCAATAACACGACATTTGATATGGTAAGCAATGGAATTTGTTATTTCGACCTGGAAAATAAGATTATTGTATCTGGGACAAGTACGGCCACCATGGCACAGAAAATGGAAGTTCCTTCAATTGTAAGTGGTAATAGTACTAGTGGTTTTCCTGAAGAAGTATCATTAAAGGTTTCAACAAAAATCACATTTGAATTAGTTGAAGATTAAAAATAATACAAGTGTCAATGGCCATTTTCTTTCATATTTAGTTAATATTTACTTTTCCGTATAAGCAGTAAATTTACTTGCTAATGGTACATGATAAAACTTATAAAGATATTCCAACATTTTACGCAAAATCACAGGCAGCATGGCGAAAATGGCTTGAAAAAAATCATTTGAAAGAAAAGGCCGTCTGGCTGATTATCTATAAAAAGGCTGCGGAAGTGCCATCCGTAAATTATGCTGAAGCAGTGGATGAGGCACTATGTTTTGGGTGGATCGACAGTAAAGCAAATACCAAGGATGAATTAAGTTATTACCAATATTTTGCGAAGCGCAATCCGAAAAGTAAATGGAGTAAAGTCAACAAAGAAAAAGTAGCGCAATTTATTAAGGAAGGAAAAATGGCTCCTGAAGGTTTAGCCATGATCGAATTAGCAAAAAAAACCGGAACCTGGGATGCATTAAATGCAGTTGATGAATTAATTGTTCCCGACGATATGCTTAAGTTGTTTAAGAAAAATAAAACGGCATTTGCAAATTGGAACAGCTTCTCTCGTTCTGTACAACGCGGTATTCTGGAATGGATTTCAAATGCAAAAAGGGTTGAAACTCGACAAAAAAGAATAGATGAAACAATTACCTTAGCTGCAAAAAATATCAAGGCTAATCAATACAGGCAATAAAGTGTGACTTAAAAACCGAATTGTGTAATTGGCTATTCAAAAATTAAAATTAAAATTATGGAAAAATATATCGTAAACACAATAACAATAAATGCGCCGGTTGAAGATGTGTGGGATGCACTTGTGAATCCTGAAAAAACAAAAGTATACATGTTTGGTTGTGAAACTGTTTCCGACTGGGCAGAAGGAAGTGCATTGTTATGGCGTGGGAATTATGAAGGCAAGGAAATGATATTCGTAAAAGGGCATATTATTAAAATTGAATCGC is a window encoding:
- a CDS encoding YdeI/OmpD-associated family protein; its protein translation is MVHDKTYKDIPTFYAKSQAAWRKWLEKNHLKEKAVWLIIYKKAAEVPSVNYAEAVDEALCFGWIDSKANTKDELSYYQYFAKRNPKSKWSKVNKEKVAQFIKEGKMAPEGLAMIELAKKTGTWDALNAVDELIVPDDMLKLFKKNKTAFANWNSFSRSVQRGILEWISNAKRVETRQKRIDETITLAAKNIKANQYRQ